A region of Homo sapiens chromosome X, GRCh38.p14 Primary Assembly DNA encodes the following proteins:
- the RAB40A gene encoding ras-related protein Rab-40A, with product MSAPGSPDQAYDFLLKFLLVGDRDVGKSEILESLQDGAAESPYSHLGGIDYKTTTILLDGQRVKLKLWDTSGQGRFCTIFRSYSRGAQGVILVYDIANRWSFEGMDRWIKKIEEHAPGVPKILVGNRLHLAFKRQVPREQAQAYAERLGVTFFEVSPLCNFNIIESFTELARIVLLRHRMNWLGRPSKVLSLQDLCCRTIVSCTPVHLVDKLPLPSTLRSHLKSFSMAKGLNARMMRGLSYSLTTSSTHKSSLCKVEIVCPPQSPPKNCTRNSCKIS from the coding sequence ATGAGCGCCCCGGGCAGCCCCGACCAGGCCTATGACTTCCTGCTCAAGTTCCTGCTGGTGGGCGACAGGGACGTAGGCAAGAGTGAGATCCTGGAGAGCCTGCAGGATGGTGCAGCTGAGTCCCCGTACAGCCATCTCGGGGGGATCGACTACAAGACGACCACCATCCTGCTGGACGGCCAGCGGGTGAAGCTGAAGCTCTGGGATACGTCGGGGCAGGGAAGATTTTGTACCATATTCCGCTCCTACTCTCGTGGTGCACAAGGAGTGATCCTGGTCTACGACATTGCAAACCGCTGGTCTTTCGAGGGTATGGATCGATGGATTAAGAAGATTGAGGAACATGCCCCTGGTGTCCCTAAAATCCTGGTGGGGAATCGCCTACATCTGGCATTCAAGAGGCAGGTGCCCAGGGAGCAGGCCCAGGCCTACGCCGAGCGCCTGGGTGTGACCTTCTTTGAGGTCAGCCCTCTGTGCAATTTCAACATCATAGAGTCTTTCACGGAGCTGGCCAGGATAGTGCTGCTGCGGCACAGGATGAATTGGCTCGGGAGGCCGAGCAAGGTACTGAGCTTGCAAGACCTCTGCTGCCGCACCATCGTGTCCTGCACACCTGTGCATCTGGTGGACAAGCTCCCGCTCCCCAGTACCTTAAGAAGCCACCTCAAGTCCTTCTCCATGGCTAAGGGCCTGAATGCCAGGATGATGCGAGGCCTCTCCTACTCCCTCACCACCAGCTCCACTCACAAGAGCAGCCTCTGCAAAGTGGAGATCGTCTGCCCACCCCAGAGCCCACCCAAAAACTGCACCAGAAACAGCTGCAAAATTTCTTAA